DNA sequence from the Anguilla anguilla isolate fAngAng1 chromosome 4, fAngAng1.pri, whole genome shotgun sequence genome:
ttttgaatatttcaaacacTTGTCCTTCCCCAATGTGCTAGTGGTACCATAgattaaatactgtaaatttaaACATCCTGCATACTCCATCAATATGGTTCCAATATTGTCATCATTGTCCGAATTTTCAGGCATACAAGTTGTAGCAGCTATAATTCtaataatgtttttgtgttgaagATGAGCTGCGTTAAGCTCTGACCAGAAGCTTTGCCTCGAGGCGAGCTTGTTTTTTGAGTACTTCTTCACCTTTTTGATTGCAACAGTCTCACCGAAGTAAAGCCCTTTGTAAACTGATCCAAATCCGCCAGATCCAATGACCTGGAGAGACCGTAGTTCTTTCCAATTGATGACAGACGACCAGATTTTGCGTGCAACTCTGCCGTGAAAGTATTGAGATGGCACGTGTAAAGTTGAATCATTAGTGTATTTTGCTAACGGACTGCTGCAAACTCCGAAATCAAGAGACGGGTAAAATTCCTTGGGCAACAGACGAGTCACTGGAATAGGAGAGGGCATGGCTTGCTCTCT
Encoded proteins:
- the mos gene encoding proto-oncogene serine/threonine-protein kinase mos, translated to MPSPIPVTRLLPKEFYPSLDFGVCSSPLAKYTNDSTLHVPSQYFHGRVARKIWSSVINWKELRSLQVIGSGGFGSVYKGLYFGETVAIKKVKKYSKNKLASRQSFWSELNAAHLQHKNIIRIIAATTCMPENSDNDDNIGTILMEYAGCLNLQYLIYGTTSTLGKDKCLKYSKDIVNGLFFLHSHVIVHLDLKPANILVTDGDTCKIADFGSSQKLEFDRDSSAIIPRMSHVGGTYTHRAPELLKGEDVTLMADIYSFGITFWQLITGEQPYAGDRQPVLYAVVAYNLRPSVTSVFFLKTAWGQTCKSVLEKCWNGDPTQRPSSRDLIKEIEIMQCSGQT